Part of the Magnetococcales bacterium genome is shown below.
CGGAATCACGGGCCACCCACCACCCTTTTGCCAACCTGAAGGCACTGCTGGAGCGAAAAAGAGACTGAATCTTATACCTCTTCAGTCCTATAGACAATGGGCAACGCAAAAAGACTGCAAATAAAATGCGTTTAGCCTGTTTTTTTGCCCCGAAATCAGTCCGAAGTTTGTTGATGTTTTGGATTTATGTTCAAAATGAATGGGTTGTGTGGTTGTATCTCTAATGGAAGGCGTGAAACAACATAAAGAAGTCTTGAGTCCTGGCGATGCATGAGACGGGGACAGGTTATAAAAGCGTTGAAACGCGGGCGACGCCACAGTCGGACCGCAGGCGTGCCGGTTCGCTTCGGGGGGTTGGAGCAGAGCCATGCCTACTCCTCTTCGTCCGTGGGCAGATCGTGGAATCCCACCTGTAGAATGGTACGGGCCAGCAGTTCGCTCATGCGCCGGGTGTGGGCCTTGCAGAGGGATTTGTCCACCCCTTGTTCTTTCCATCGTTGCAGCAGTTCCTTGCAAGAGTCGGTGCCGACGGCGTCCATGTAGCGTCGGTAATAGATCTGGGTCAGGGTGTAGGCTTTTTCTTTGGCTTCTTCGTCGCCGGGTTGATCCCGACCCGTCACCAAGCCGATGGCCATCAATCCGGCGGTCAGCACCCCGCAGGTGTGTTGCAGTTCCGAAAACCCCCCGTTGAACGGTGTCGCCAGACGGGTGATGAGCGCGGGGTCGAAGCGATGGGGGGCAAAGACTTCGGCAAAGGCCTTGAGCATGGCCTCGGCGCAGGAGAATTGCCCGTCGTTATAGTAGGTTCGGACCCGTTCCCCCACTTGTTGAATGATGGCGTCATCGGTCAGAGGCACGGTTGGTTGTGCGGTGGAAGCAGTGACTGGGAAACGGGAAGAGCCGGGCATGGTGGCATAAGTGGTGTCGGACGCAAGGTGAAAGGGTCTATGGAGTGGTGGGTCGTTCCGGACGACGGATCGACAAAAGCACCTCTCCATCCGGCAACTCCCGGGTTTCCACGCTTACGCCCCGTTCCTGCAATCGGGGATACAGCAGATGGGGCACCCGGCTGTGGTGAACCTGCAAGGTTTCACCGGGATATAAAGTGGCCACGGCCTCCAGAATGCGGATCATGGGTTCGGGCGCGGGCAGTGTGCGGACATCCAGATTCTTGCTCATCTTGAAAAACAGTCATCAAAGGACGTGTGGTGAAACCGGATCGGGTGTATCATTACGGGTTATGACAGATTCCCGGTTGCCAAGGGATTCACGATGATCTACATAGAACATCTTGTCAATAAAAAAATGATACGGCGGGTGTGGATGAG
Proteins encoded:
- a CDS encoding C_GCAxxG_C_C family protein — protein: MPLTDDAIIQQVGERVRTYYNDGQFSCAEAMLKAFAEVFAPHRFDPALITRLATPFNGGFSELQHTCGVLTAGLMAIGLVTGRDQPGDEEAKEKAYTLTQIYYRRYMDAVGTDSCKELLQRWKEQGVDKSLCKAHTRRMSELLARTILQVGFHDLPTDEEE
- a CDS encoding DUF2249 domain-containing protein, with protein sequence MSKNLDVRTLPAPEPMIRILEAVATLYPGETLQVHHSRVPHLLYPRLQERGVSVETRELPDGEVLLSIRRPERPTTP